In Streptomyces sp. P9-A4, the genomic window AGGCGGAGTACGAGCTGATGGGTGAGCGGGAGTCGTTGTACGACGGGCCCTGGCCGCCGGAGTTCCCGGCGGAATCGGGGAATGTCGGCTGACCGTCCGAGCGAATGAGTAAGGGGCCTCCCCGGTGCACTGCGCACCGGGGAGGCCCCCTTCTTTCCGTGTACGGTCTTTCGCCTGTCGGCTCAGAGCCGGTCGAGCTGGGCCTTCACGACCGCCTCCGGGATCGCCGCCTGCTCGGGGTCCAGCATGTTCACGCCGTAGAACGCGGCGATGACCCCGCCCTCGCGCACCACCGTGTACGTCATCGGCACCTTCTGCTTGCCGATGTCGCCCGTGATCCGGTAGCCGACGGCCTCGTCACCGAGCTTCGGCGCCGGGAGGCTCTCGACCTTTCCGTAGGTCAGGCCGAGGGTCTTGAAGCCCTTGGGGCAGGCGGTGACGGCGGCGCGCAGGTCCTTCATGACCCGGGCGGCGTTCTCCTCGGAGTGGGAGGCGAGCCACATGGAGCCGACGGTGGCGCTGGTCGCTTCGAGGGGCTGGAGCGAGCGGTGCGCCTCGCTGACGGCCGGGATGTGCGTGAAGCCGCCGATGAGGCTGGCGAGGGGCTGGCAGGCCTTCTTGTCGGCCTCCATGCCGCGGCCGGCCTCGACCTCAGCCTTGGCTATCTTCTTGGCGTCGAATCCGGCGGTCTTTCCGGTGAGGGCGACCTTTTCGAGCTGTTTGGTGTCGAGTGCGCCGAGCTTCTTCGCCTCCGCGGCCTCCTTCTCCTCGGCGCTCCGCGTGTTCTGCGCGCTCGCCTTCGGATTCTTGTCGGCCGAATCCGATGATTCGCCGCTGCACGCGGACAGGGCGAGCAGGGCGGGCAATACGGCGGCGATCGGGAGGGCCGTACGCAGTCTCATGGTCTTTTTCCTGGAATCTCTCGCGGGTGCAGACAAAGTGAAATGATCTTACCGGCGGCAGAGAGTCTTTCTCATTACGTTTCGGGGTCGACTCGATCCGTTCAGGCCTTTCCGGACATGTCCGTCAGTTCCGCGAGTTCCCGCTCCATGTTCTCCCGTGCCCGCTCCTCCCAGGCCGCCGCTCCATAGGGCGTGCGGAAGAGGCGGGGGAGTCCGAGGAGGTGGCGGAGGATCGTCGCGCGGCCTTCGCGGAAGGCGGCTTCGGGGACGAAGGCGTACTCCTCGCGCACCGCCGCCGTATACCCCCTGTAGGTATCGCGGTCCGAGGCCAGGACCGCGAGGTCGGCATCGCAGAGGGTCTCGCCGTTGAGGTCGCCGCCGGCCGGGTCGTGGCCGGTCGTGAGGCGGACGAGCCGGGCCACCTCGGTGACCTCGTGCGGGGTGAGTCCGGCCTCGGTGAGGGCCTTCTCGGCGAGGGCCGCCGAGCGTTCCTCGTTCTCCGAGCGGTCAGGGCGGTAGACGGCGTCGTGGAACCAGGCGGCGAGCCGTACGAGCTCCAACTCGCCGCCCTCGCCGCCCTGGTCGGTCAGTTCGTCGACGCGGTCGAGGACCGCCCTGAGGTGGTCGACCGTGTGATAGCGGCGCTGCGGCTCGGCCCAGCGGGTGAGCAGGTTGCGGCCGTAGGGGGCGGGGTCGGGGCCCTCGCGGCCGGCGCGGGCGGCGAGCAGGGTGGTGTTCCAGCGCCGGAGGAGCGCGGGGTCCTGGTCTGCGGTCATGGGGGCATTGTGCCCGGCCGGGGGTGCGGAGGCAGTGCTTCCCACGCGTCCTCACCTCACTCTTACATACCCCCCATGGGTATGCTACGGTGCTCCGCACAGGTACCCCCTAGGGGTATGCCCCGACCTCGGTCGGGGGTCGTAGCGAGCGAAGGGTCAGGGCAATGTCAACCGTCAATCCCCGGCGCTGGTGGGCACTTGTCGTGCTCGCCGCCGCACAGTTCATGGTCATCATGGATACGTCGATCATCGGGGTCGCGCTCCCCGAGATGCAGAAGGACCTGGGCTTCTCGCAGAGCGAGCTCCAGTGGATCTTCAACGCCTATGTGATCGTCTTCGGCGGTCTGCTGCTCCTCGGCGGACGCCTCTCCGACCTCGTCGGCGCCCGCAAGATCTTCGTCTCGGGCTGGGCGGTCATGATCGCCGGTTCCGTCGTGGCCGCCGCCGCGCAGACCGCCTGGGTCGAGATCGTCGGCCGCGCCGTCCAGGGCGTCGGCGGTGCGCTGATCGCGCCCTCGGCGATGACCCTGCTCATGATGCTCTTCATGCACGACCCGAAGGAGCTCGGCAAGGCGATGGCGCTGTACGGCGCCGCCGCTCCCGCCGGCGGTACCGCGGGCGTCTTCCTCGGCGGTGTCTTCACCGAGTGGATGAGCTGGCAGTGGGTCTTCATCATCTACATCCCGATCGGCCTCGCCACCCTCGCCGCGACCAAGCTGCTCCCGAACGTCGAGTCCCGCCGCGGCTCGGTCGACGTCCTCGGAGCCGCCGCCGTCACCGCCGGTCTCGCGCTCGCCGTGTTCGCCGTGGTCCGCGCCCCCGAGGTCGGCTGGGGCTCCACCGGCACGATTCTCCAGCTGATCGGCGCCGCCGTCCTCCTGGGCCTGTTCCTGGTGATCCAGAAGAGCATCAGCGAGCCGCTCATGCCGCTCAGCGTCTGGCGGGTGCCGCGCCTCGGCTCGGCCAACCTGGCGATGACGCTGCTCGGTGCCGCCTGGATCCCGATGTGGTACTTCCTCAATCTGTACCTCCAGCAGGTGCTGGGCTTCGGCGCCTTCGAGTCCGGTGCCGCGCTGCTCCCGATGACCGTGCTCCTCATGATCTTCATGACGGCCATCACCGCCCGGCTCATGATGAAGTTCGGGGCCAAGCCGCTCATCGGCGGCGGTCTGCTGGTCCTCGCGGCCGGTCTGGTCTGGCTGGCGGCCGTCCCGCCGACCGGTTCCTTCCTCGTCGACGTCCTGCCGGCCTCGCTGGTCGCCGCGCTCGGCATGTCCCTCGCGTACATCCCCGCGATGATCGCCGCCATGTCCGGTGCTCCGCAGGAGCAGGCCGGTCTCGCCTCCGGCATCGTCAACACCACCTACAACGTGGGCTCCGCGCTCGGTCTGGCCGCGCTGACCGCCGTCGCGATGTCCCAGGGCGCCGACCAGCTCGGCAACCTGCCGAAGCTGACGGACGGCTTCTCGTCCGCCTTCATCGGCGCCGCGATCATCGCCGCCCTCGGCGGTGTGATCACCCTCCTCGTCATGAAGAGCGACAAGGCACTCGCGGCCGAGGCCGCCGCCCCCGCGCCGCAGGGCGAGAAGGTCACTGCCTGAACTGCCCCGAAGGGGCCGCCCGATGTCCTTCCCCGGACGTCGGGCGGCCCCTTTTCCGTATCCCCGTCAGGGTCTTCGAAAGGACAGTCGTGGAACTGAACACCCGTGCCGTGCACGTCGTCAACGAGCCCTTCCAGAGCGGCAGTTGGCCGCTCTCCGTGCCTCTCGTGCAGTCCTCCGCCTTCGCCTTCGACTCCGCCGCCGAGCTGGCCGGGGCGATGGCGGACCCCGACGGGCGGTACGTCTACAGCCGTCGCGGGAACCCGACCGTACGGGCCCTCGAACAGACCCTCACGGGCCTTGAGGGCGGCGAGGGCGCCATCGCCTTCGCCTCCGGCATGGGCGCGATCAGCGGGGTCCTGCTCGCCCTCCTGCGGCCCGGCGACCGGGTGGTGGCCCAGCGGTGCCTGTACGGCGGCACGCACGCCGTCCTCGCGGACCTGTCCGAGCGGTACGGGATCGAGGTCGTCCGGATATCCGGTGACGACCGCGGCGAGCTGGAGGCCGCCGCCGTGCATCCCGCCACCCGGCTGCTCGTCCTGGAGACCATCGCCAACCCCACCGGCCAGGTCCCCGACCTGCCGGGACTGCTGGCCGCCGCCCGCGCGCTCGGGGTGACGAGCGTGGTCGACAACTCGCTGGCCTCGCCCGTGCTGTGCCGCCCCCTGGAGCACGGCGCCGACATCGTGGTCCACTCGACCACCAAGTACCTCTCCGGGCACTCCGACGTGCTGGGCGGCGCCGCCGTCTTCGCGGACGAGGCACTGCGCCGTCGCGTCTGGCCCCGGACGGTCGAACTCGGCGCCTGCGCCGACCCGTTCGCGGCCTGGCTGACCCTGCGCGGGATACCCACGCTGCCGCTGCGGATGCGCGAGCACTGCGCCAACGCCGCCGCGCTCGCCGAGCGGCTCGACGCCCACCCCGGCGTCACCGCCGTCCACTACCCCCGGCTCGCCGGCCACCCCTCGTACGAGCGCGCGGGGAAGGTGCTCTCCGGCGGCGGCGGGCTGCTCTCCTTCGAGCCGGCGGGCGGCCGGGAGGCGGGCCGGGCCTTCGTCGAGCGCGTACGGGTGGCCAAGCTCGCGCTCTCCCTCGGGGGCGTGGAGACCCTCGTGACGCACCCCGCGTCCACCTCCCACCGGGAGCTGGACGAGGCCGCCCTGGAGGCCGCCGGGGTCGCTCCCGGGCTCGTCCGGATGTCCGTGGGCATCGAGGGCGTCGAAGACCTCTGGTCGGACGTACGGCAAGCCCTTCAGGACGGGCCTCCGGCCCGTCTTTTGGGTTGACAAAATAAATGGTCGATTCGTAGATTGGGGTGTGCCAGGGAAAGACCACTCCTAGGTCAAGGGGGGCGCGAGATGCGCTACTTCGAGGACTTCCGGCCCGGCGACGTCCATGAGCTGGGCGCCGTCACCGTCACGGCGGAGGAGGTGCTGGAGTTCGGCAGGCGCTTCGACCCGCAGCCCTTCCACACGGAGCCCGAACGCGCGGAGCGGTCGCAGTTCCGCGGCCTGATCGCGAGCGGGTTCCACACCCAGGCGATGTTCATGCGCCGCTACGTCGACGGACTGCTCGCCTACAGCGCCTGTATGGGCTCGCCCGGCATCGACGAGGTCCGCTACCTGCGGCCCGTGCGTCCGGGCGACGTCCTCACCGCGCGCGTCGAGATCCTCGGCGTCACCCCGTCGCCGTTCAACCCCGCCACCGGCACCGTCAAACCGCGGTGCACCCTGGTGGCCGCCGACGGGACGGCCGTGTTCAGCATGATCCTGCACAGCATCTTCCGCCGGCGCCCCGCCGGCTCCGAGGCCGACCATCTGTCGTCGATGCCCGCGGCCGAGGACCCCGTCGCGTGCGCGCGACCGGCCAAGACCTGTGTCCCGGTCATGAGCGCCTGACGATCCGTCCTTCGTCGGGCCCCTGAACACGGCCGTCCGTACCTCCCGCACCACCCCACCCACACCAGACCGTTCACGAGTGAAGGGGGACCTCCTGTGGAGGCCGTATCCCGCACCGCCCAGTGGACCGCCGCCGCGCGCGCCCTGGAGACCGAGCGCGAGGACCGGCTGTTCGCCGATCCCTACGCGCGCACCGTCGCCGACACGATCGGCTTCGAACTGCTCGAGCGCTACGCCGGGGGCGGCACCGTGCCGTTCCTCGCCATCCGCACCACCTACCTCGACCGCGCCATCGTGCGGGCCGTCGAGGAGCGGGGCATCCGTCAGGTCGTCTTCCTCGCCGCCGGCATGGACACCCGCTTCTTCCGGCTGCCCTGGCCCGACGGTGTCACCGTCTACGAGCTCGACCGCCCGGCCCTCCTGGAGGCCAAGGCCGAGATGCTCAAGGACGAGCCGCAGCCTGCGGGCCGCACCCGGATCCCGATCCCGGTCGACCTCACCCAGGACTGGACCGGCCCCCTCAAGGAGGCGGGCTGGAAGAGCGAGGAGCCCGTCCTGTGGGTGGTCGAGGGCCTGCTGTTCTTCCTGCCCGAGCAGGCCGTACGGACCCTGATGTCGACGCTCTCCGCGCACGCCGCTCCCGGCTCCGTGCTGCTCGGCGACGTCATCTCCAGGGCCGCCCTGGAGAACCCGCTCGCCCGCGGCTTCATGAAGGCCCTGGACGAGGACGGCAACCCGTGGCTCTTCGGCACCGAGGAGCCCGAGGCGCTGCTCGCCGACTGCGGCTGGGCCGTACGGGAGGTCAGGCAGCCCGGTGAGCCGGGCGCCGACTTCGACCGCTGGCCCTACCCGGTCCCGGCCCGCTCCGTCCCGCGCGTGCCCCGGTCCTTCCTGTTCACCTGTGACCTGCCGACGTACGAGGAGGAGAAGGCGGCATGAGCGCCCACGACTTCCACCAGAGGGTCATCAACGACGCCGGTGCGGCCGTCCGCGGCCTGACCGTCGCCCTCGGCGAGCGCCTCGGCCTCTACAAGGCGCTGGCCGAGAAGGGCCCGCTCACCGCCGCCGCGCTCGCGCGGACCACCGGCACGAACGAGCGCTACATCGAGGAGTGGCTGCACGCCCAGCTCTCCGCCGGGTACGTCGAGCGGCACCCCAGCTCCCTCACGTACACCCTGCCCGCCGGCCACGTCGAGGTCCTCGCGGACCCGAAGGCCGTCACGTACGCCGCCGGGTTCTTCACCGCCCTCAAGGCGCTGTACGCCACCGAGGACCTGCTCGTCGACGCGTACCGCACGGGTGACGGCGTCGGCTGGGCCGAGCACGACGCGGCCCTCGACACCGGCATGGGCTCCTTCTTCCAGCCGACGTACGAGCACAAGCTGGTCCCGGACTGGCTGCCCGCGCTGCACCAGGTCACCGACAAGCTGGCCGCCGGCGGCACCGTCGTCGACGTCGGCTGCGGCGTCGGCCACACCACGCTGCTCATCGCGAAGGCCTTCCCGAACGCCACCGTCCACGGCTTCGACTACTCGGAGGAGGCCATCTCGATCGCCCGGGAGCTCGCCGAGGAGGCCGGTCTGTCCGACCGGGTCGTCTTCGAGGTGGCGTCCGCCGACGACTATCCGGGCTCCGGCTACGACCTGGTGTGCTTCTTCAACGCCCTGCACGACATGGGCGACCCGGTCGCCGCCGCCCAGCACGTCCACAAGTCCCTGGACGCGGACGGCACCTGGATGCTCGTCGAGTCGAACGTCTCCCCGCAGGACATCGACGCGCAGACGCCCGCCGCCCGCATGTTCATGGCCCTGTCCGCCGTGATGTGCCTGCCCGTCGCGGTCGCCCAGCGCGGCCCGCACGCGCTCGGCAACCACTCCGGCGAGAAGGCCTTCCGGGCCATCGCGGAGGAGGCCGGCTTCACCCGCTGGCGCCGCGCGACCGAGACCCCGGTCAACGCGGTCTACGAAGTCCGGCCGTAGTCCCCGCCCGCCCCGAGGGCGAGTGAACCGAGCCTGAAGAAGAGAATGGAGCGAGATCATGGGCGTCGCCGCCCCGCTGCCGGTCACCGACCGGTTCATGGAGGTCCTGGAGCGCCTCAGCGAGCGCTCGGTCGAGGACTACTACAACCCGTACCAGACCTTCCAGTGGCCCGAGACGCTGGAGGAGAACCGTTTCTGGATGACGCCGGAGCTGCTCACCGTCTACGGCACCGAGCACTACGACGCCCTCGGTGAGGAAACGCTTCAGCGCCTGTCGAAGTGGGAGTCCGTCAACTTCTACAGCCTCAATGTGCACGGCATCCGCGAACTCCTCATCGAGGTCGTCGGCCGCATCCACATGCCCGGCTTCGAGGTGCCCTCGGACTTCTTCCACCACTTCATCGGTGAGGAGAACGAACACATGTGGTTCTTCTCCGAGTTCTGCCGCCGCTACGGCCACAAGATCTACGGTTCCACCGCGATGCGCGCCGACGCGGCCTGGGAGCCGGAGGTCGAGAACTTCCTGGTCTTCACCCGCATCCTCTTCTTCGAGGAGCTGGTCGACCACTACAACTCCCGGATGGCGAAGGACACCTCGCTCTGCCACACCATCCGCGAGGTCAACCGCATCCACCACCAGGACGAGTCCCGGCACATCGCCTTCGGGCGCGAGCTGGTCTCCCTGCTGTACGGCCGGATGTGCCAGGCCGTCAGCGCCGAGCGGGTCCGCGAGGTGGAGGCGTACCTCAAGCGGTACGTCGTCTACAGCGTCAACTCCCTCTACAACCCCCACGTGTACCGGGACGCCGGCATCCCCGACCCGCTGGCCCTGCGCAACGCGCTGGTCGCCGACCCGAGCCGCCGCCCCCACGAGCGCAAGGCGATCCGCAAGCCGCTCGCCTTCTTCCTGAAGACCGGGATCTTCTCCGACGACAGCCTGCCCGTCGTCTGAGCGACTCCCCGACCCGAGAGCCCTCACCCGAGAGGTGCACCGACCATGACCTTGACGACCCCCGAGACCGTCGGGGAGACCAGGGGCCTCCCCTCGCTCGGCCCGGAGGGGACCCGCCTGCTGCGGCTCCTCGACGACACCTTCGAGAGCTGGGGAGTGACCGCGGGCGCCCGCCCGATGACCATGCCCCCGCTCCTGCCGGCCGCCGAGCTGGCGAAGCTCGACTACTACGACAACTTCCCGCACCAGGCCGTCGTCGCCACCCCGCTCGACCTGGAGCGGCGGGCGACCGCGCCCTTCTCCGCCGAGACGGGCAGCTTCCCGAGCGAGGCCCTGGAACCGGCCTCGCTGGGACTGCCCTCGGCGTCCTGCTACGCCGTCTACCTCGACCACCGGGGCAGCCGGGTCGCCGACGACACCCTCGTCACGATCTGCTCCTGGTGCTTCCGCAAGGAGACCCACTACGAGGGCATGCGGCGCCAGCTCGGCTTCCGCATGCGGGAGATCGTCGCCATCGGCGCGCGCGAGCACGCCGAGACGCACCTCGCGGAGTTCACCGGCAGGATCCAGCGGTTCGCCGCCGCCCTCGACCTGCCGCTCCGCAAGGAGGCCGCCTGCGACCCGTTCTTCGACAAGGGCGGCTCGAAGGCACTCCTCCAGCGGCTGACGCCGGTGAAGTACGAGTTCCTGTACGAGGACCTGGCCATCGCCTCGGTCAACACGCACCGGAACTTCTTCGGCGACCGCTGCGACATCACCCTGGAGTCGACCGGCGGACCGGCCTTCACCAGCTGTGTCGCCTTCGGTCTCGAACGCTGGCTGTCCGCGCTGACCAGGCGCCACGGCAGCTGGGAGGCCGCCACCGGGGCGGTGCTCGACGCGAACGCCCGCATGCGGGCCGATGCGAGTGGCGCGGCCGGGCCGGTGATCTGACGTGCCGGCCCGTCCCGCCGCCCCGCCGGCGGGCGGCCTGGGGTGGGCGAACCTCGGCATGGACATCGTGTCCGTCAACCGTGTCCGCAGGCTCCTCGCCCAGTACGGGGAGCGGTTCTTCGAGCGGATGCTCACCCCCGGCGAGCTCGCCGACTGCCGCACCTCCTCCGGGCTCGACGTACTGAGCCTGTGCGGACGGATCGCGGCCAAGGAAGCGGCCTTCAAGACCTTACGGGTCAGGGGCAGGTTCCTGCCCTGGCCGGACATCGTGGTGCGGCGTTCCGAGGGCGGCTGGCCGCTCGTGGAGCTGCACCGGGCGGCGGCCGAGATGGCCGCCGAGTCCGGCATCACCGAGATCACCGTGTCCATCAGCCACGACGTGGACTACGCGGTCGCGGTGGCCGCTCCGATCATCGCCCCCGCCCCGTACCCCGCCCCCACCCCTTACGAATCCAGCAGCAGTAGCTAGCAGCAGCTAAAGGAGAGCAACCATGGCCGACGGCCTGCAGACGGTGAAGAACTGGATCCTCGAGCGTCACCCCGAGCGCGACGACATCGCGTCCGACCTCGACCTGATCGAGAACCGGCTCATCGACTCGCTGTCCTTCGTCGAGTTCGTCTTCCTGCTGGAGCAGGAGAGCGGCACCGCGATCCAGATGGAGACCCTGGAGGTCGAGTCCATCCGCACCCTCGGTGCCATCGGGCAGCACTTCTTCAAGGCCCCGGTGGAGGTCCAGGCATGAGCCGGCGCCTCTTCACCTCGGAGTCGGTGACCGAGGGCCACCCCGACAAGATCGCCGACCGGATCAGCGACACCATCCTGGACGCCCTGCTCGCCGAGGACCCGTCCTCGCGGGTGGCGGTGGAGACCCTGATCACCACGGGTCTCGTGCACATCGCGGGCGAGGTCACCACCTCGGCGTACGCGCCGATAGCGAAGCTGGTGCGCGAGGCCGTCCTCGACATCGGCTACGACTCCTCCGCGAAGGGCTTCGACGGCGCCTCCTGCGGCGTCTCGGTGTCCATCGGCGCGCAGTCCCCGGACATCGCGCAGGGTGTGGACACGGCGTACGAGTCCCGGGTCGAGGGCGCGGGCGACGAGCTGGCCGCGCAGGGCGCCGGCGACCAGGGCCTGATGTTCGGCTACGCCTGCGACGACACGGCCGAGCTGATGCCGCTGCCGATCGCGCTCGCCCACCGGCTCTCGCGCCGGCTGACCGAGGTCCGCAAGAACGGAACCGTGCCGTATCTGCGGCCCGACGGGAAGACCCAGGTCACCATCGAGTACGACGGGGACCGCCCGGTCCGCCTCGACACGGTGGTGGTGTCCTCGCAGCACGCCGCCGACATCTCCGTCGAGGGCCTGCTCACCCCGGACGTGCGCGAGTACGTCGTCGAGCACGTCCTCAAGGAGCTGGTGGAGGAGGGCGTCAGCCTGGAGTCCGACGGCTACCGGCTGCTGGTCAACCCGACCGGGCGTTTCGAGGTCGGCGGCCCGATGGGCGACGCCGGGCTCACCGGCCGGAAGATCATCATCGACACCTACGGCGGGATGGCCCGCCACGGCGGCGGCGCGTTCTCCGGCAAGGACCCGTCGAAGGTCGACCGCTCGGCGGCGTACGCCATGCGCTGGGTCGCCAAGAACGTCGTCGCGGCCGGTCTCGCCCGCCGCTGCGAGGTGCAGGTGGCGTACGCGATCGGCAAGGCCGAGCCGGTCGGTCTCTTCGTGGAGACCTTCGGCACCGGCACCCTGCCGGACGAGCGGATCCAGGAGGCCGTCGGCGAGGTCTTCGACCTCCGCCCGGCGGCGATCATCCGCGACCTGGACCTCAAGCGGCCCATCTACGCGAAGACGGCGGCGTACGGCCACTTCGGCCGCGAACTGCCGGAGTTCACGTGGGAGCGCACGGACCGCGTCGAGGCCCTCAAGAAGGCGGCTCATCAGGGAGAAGGGATCTGAGGGAATGCGTATCGCTGTCACGGGATCCATCGCGACCGACCATCTGATGACCTTCCCCGGCTGGTTCAGCGAGCAGCTGCTCGCCGACCGGCTGGACCGGGTCTCCCTGTCGTTCCTCGCCGACAACCTGGAGGTCAGGCGCGGCGGAGTGGCAGCGAACATCTCCTTCGGACTCGGCGTCCTCGGCCTGCGTCCCGCCCTGGTGGGCGCGGTCGGCGCCGACTTCGAGCCGTACCGGGTCTGGCTGAAGGACCACGGTGTGGACACCGACTCGGTGCGCGTCAGCGAGTCGCTCCACACCGCCCGGTTCGTCTGTACGACCGACCGGGCCCAGAACCAGATCGCCACCTTCTACGCGGGGGCGATGTCCGAGGCGCGCGAGATCGACCTCCGCGAGGTCGTCGCGCGCACCGGCCGGCTGGAACTGGTCCTGGTCTCCCCGGACGACCCCGAGGCCATGCTGCGGCATACCCGCACCTGCCGTGACCTGGGGATTCCCTTCGCCGCCGATCCCTCGCAGCAGTTGGCGCGGCTCGACGGCGAGCAGGTGCGGGAGCTGGTGGACGGGGCGCGGTTCCTGTTCACCAACGAGTACGAGACGGCGCTGCTCCTGGAGAAGTCCGGCTGGGCGGAGGCGGACGTGCTGCGCCGGGTGGGCACCTGGGTGACCACCCACGGCGAGGCGGGCGTCCGTGTCCGGGGCGAGGACCGTGAGCCGCTGGCGGTGCCGGCGGTGGAGGTCGCCGGGGTCGTCGACCCGACCGGTGTCGGGGACGCGTTCCGGGCGGGTTTCCTCGCCGGCTGGCTGTGGGGCGTGCCGGAGCGGTGCGCGGCGCAGCTGGGCTGCGCGGTGGCCGCGACGGTCCTGGACTACGTGGGGACGCAGGAGTACCGGCTGCACCGGGACTCCCTCCTGGACCGGATCAGGACGACGTACGGGGTGGGCTGCACGGCCACGCTCGTCACACATCTGAGGGGGCTGACGTGAGTACCGCCCGGCGTTCCCTGCGGGAGGAGTTCGCGACGCGGGTCGTGGTGGCCGACGGGGCGATGGGCACGATGCTCCAGGCCGCCGACCCGACGATGGAGGACTTCCGGCAGCTGGAGGGCTGCAACGAGATCCTCAACCTCACGCGCCCCGACATCGTCGCCTCCGTCCACGACGCCTACTTCTCGGTGGGTGTGGACTGCGTCGAGACGAACACCTTCGGGGCGAACCTGGCCGCGCTCGCCGAGTACGGCATCGAGAACCAGGTGTACGAGCTGTCCGAGGCCGGCGCCCGGATCGCCCGTACGACGGCGGACGCGCACACGGCGGTCGACGGGCGCCCCCGCTGGGTGCTGGGCTCCATGGGCCCCGGTACGAAGCTGCCGACGCTCGGCCACGTCACGTACGAGCCGCTGCGGGAGGCCTTCCAGCAGAACGCGGAGGGTCTGATCCGGGGCGGCGCGGACGCCCTGCTCATCGAGACCTCGCAGGACCTGCTCCAGACGAAGGCGGCCGTCATCGGCGCCCGCCGGGCCCTGGACTGGGTGGGTGTGGACCTGCCGGTGATCGTGCAGGTCACGGTGGAGACGACGGGCACCATGCTGCTCGGCTCGGAGATCGGGGCGGCGCTGACCGCCCTGGAGCCGCTGGGCATCGACATGATCGGACTGAACTGCGCCACGGGTCCGGCGGAGATGGCCGAGCACCTGCGGCACCTGTCCCGGCACGCCCGGATCCCGATCTCGGTCATGCCGAACGCGGGCCTGCCGGTCCTCACCTCGGACGGCGCCTACTACCCGCTGTCGCCGGCCGAACTGGCCGACGCGCAGGAGGACTTCGTCCGCGAGTACGGTCCCGCCCTGGTCGGCGGCTGCTGCGGTACGACCCCGGAGCACCTGCGGGAGATCGTGGAGCGGGTGCGGGGCGCGGCCGTCCCGGACCGGCGGCCGACGCCGGAGCCGGGCGCGTCCTCCCTGTACAGCCATGTGCCGTTCCGGCAGGACACCGCGTATCTGGCGATCGGGGAGCGGACCAACGCCAACGGTTCGAAGAAGTTCCGTGAGGCGATGCTCGACGGCCGCTGGGACGACTGCGTCGAGATGGCGCGGGACCAGATCCGTGAGGGCGCGCACATGCTCGACCTGTGCGTGGACTACGTGGGGCGGGACGGCACCGCGGACATGGCGGAGCTGGCGGGCCGGTTCGCGACGGCCTCGACGCTGCCGATCGTGCTCGACTCGACGGAGATCGGGGTGCTGCGGGCCGGTCTGGAGAAGCTCGGCGGCCGGGCCGTCGTGAACTCGGTGAACTACGAGGACGGCGACGGGCCGGAGTCGCGGTTCGCGCAGGTCACGGCGCTCGCGAAGGAGCACGGCGCGGCGCTGATGGCGCTGACCATCGACGAGGAGGGCCAGGCCCGCAGTGTCGGGCACAAGGTGGCGGTGGCGCAGCGGATCATCGCCGATCTCACCGGGAACTGGGGGATCAGGGAGTCGGACATCCTGATCGACACCCTCACGTTCACGATCTGCACCGGTCAGGAGGAGTCCCGCAGGGACGGCATCCACACGATCGAGGCGATTCGCGAGCTGAAGCGCCGCCACCCGGACGTGCAGACCACCCTGGGCCTGTCCAACATCTCCTTCGGGCTGAACCCGGCCGCCCGGATCGTCCTCAACTCGGTCTTCCTCGACGAGTGCGTGAAGGCGGGCCTGGACTCGGCGATCGTGCACGCCTCGAAGATCCTGCCGATCGCCCGTCTGGAGGCGGAGCAGGTGGAGGTGGCGCTC contains:
- the metH gene encoding methionine synthase, translating into MSTARRSLREEFATRVVVADGAMGTMLQAADPTMEDFRQLEGCNEILNLTRPDIVASVHDAYFSVGVDCVETNTFGANLAALAEYGIENQVYELSEAGARIARTTADAHTAVDGRPRWVLGSMGPGTKLPTLGHVTYEPLREAFQQNAEGLIRGGADALLIETSQDLLQTKAAVIGARRALDWVGVDLPVIVQVTVETTGTMLLGSEIGAALTALEPLGIDMIGLNCATGPAEMAEHLRHLSRHARIPISVMPNAGLPVLTSDGAYYPLSPAELADAQEDFVREYGPALVGGCCGTTPEHLREIVERVRGAAVPDRRPTPEPGASSLYSHVPFRQDTAYLAIGERTNANGSKKFREAMLDGRWDDCVEMARDQIREGAHMLDLCVDYVGRDGTADMAELAGRFATASTLPIVLDSTEIGVLRAGLEKLGGRAVVNSVNYEDGDGPESRFAQVTALAKEHGAALMALTIDEEGQARSVGHKVAVAQRIIADLTGNWGIRESDILIDTLTFTICTGQEESRRDGIHTIEAIRELKRRHPDVQTTLGLSNISFGLNPAARIVLNSVFLDECVKAGLDSAIVHASKILPIARLEAEQVEVALDLIHDRRRDGYDPLQRFLEMFEGATAKSLKAGKAEELLALPLDERLKRRIVDGEKNGLEADLDEALESRPALVIVNEVLLDGMKTVGELFGSGRMQLPFVLQSAEVMKTAVAHLEPHMEKSDAEGKGTIVLATVRGDVHDIGKNLVDIILSNNGYNVVNIGIKQPVSAILEAAEQHRADVIGMSGLLVKSTVIMKENLQELNGRGLAAKFPVILGGAALTRAYVEQDLHELYEGEVRYARDAFEGLRLMDALMGVKRGVPGAVLPPLKPRRVPKRETPVAEVREPEPAGRSDVAADNPVPEPPFLGTKVVRGIPLAEYAPWLDETALFKGQWGLKDNGTIETEGRPRLRALLDRIERENLVEAAVVYGWFPCVSKGDDLIVLDEDGGERTRFSFPRQQRGRRLCLADFHRAEDSGEVDAVALQVVTVGSRVGEETARLFAADAYRDYLELHGLSVQLAEALAEYWHSRVRAEWGIAGASEPAGLEGMLRTEYRGCRYSLGYPACPDLEDRAKIAALLRPERIGVELSEEYQLHPEQSTDAIVVHHPEASYFNAGGRRL